Genomic segment of Synchiropus splendidus isolate RoL2022-P1 chromosome 4, RoL_Sspl_1.0, whole genome shotgun sequence:
AACAAACGTAGCCGCGTTAGCACGTTAGCTCCGGGAGCGCTAAGCCAACTAGCCTCCATTAATTTCTCCGCTTTTGTTCGCTGCACTGCTAAAGCTACACGCAGGCCTGCAGTCTTGGTCTGTGCGGCCGAGTAAACAAGCGGCACCCGGCGCCTGCCATTCCTCACCCCCTGTTCAtcgagagaaaataaaaaaaaaaaaacagaaaaaaaagtctgatgggaaaaaaaacgatcagttaaaaaaaacgttGCTTCTCAGAGTGAGACGCAGCAGACTTCCGGCGTTTGATGGagcccacagacacacacaaaataacaatTCATTAACAAACGACTAATGAGTCCGGAGTTAATTACCGGTGAAGGCGACTCCCCGTCAGCCCCCCCCTGGAGCGTCCTCGGCTCGGGACAGTTGGGAAAGTTTATCCAAATCCTCCCCAAAACCCTCCGATATTCCCCTTTCCtcgtttttttctctcttttttccctCCAGCCCGCTATCGCATCGTCGAGCTCTCCCTGTCAAGGCACATCCATTTCCGCCCgctctttcaaaataaaatgcacattgCCGCGTAACTGCGAAAGCGAAGTGCGCGGTTAATATCCATGCAATTAAGCAGCGAACTACATTAAACTATGCTTTACTTTTGGGTTGTTTTTGGGTTGTTTCGCCTGCTTTTGAGTCTTCGTTGTAATTAGCGCTGCATCCTGGCTGCGTCGTGGGTTCGATTCCGACGAGGAGTTTGTTTGTTCTCCACGTTCATGCATGGCTTTCGTCTgcgcactctggtttcctcccacagagggATTAAGTGATTCTAAATTGTCTGGGGGCGTGGTTGTGTATGTGCCATGGGATGGACTGGTGTCCTGTCATCGGTGACCCCCGCCTCTATTtgttttaaagaaataaaaataatcaaaacgGAGATATAATTTCTTGACAGATTTAATTTAAGCACGTTTTTGTCACCTGTGTCTTACATTTTAATGACAAGTCCATTCAGTTCCTTGACAGATCATACACAGTAACCTTGCTTTATTTCACTGCTTTGTTCGTCGGGTGTCGCGAAAGACATCGCATCCACCCTGCAGTTCGGCGTTGTTCAATTGCCGACCGTTTCCGGAAATAGCCGAACGCTGATGGTCCGACGAAACGCTTGCTCCAGATCCGCAGCCAAAGACGAGTCAATTATTAATAAGAGCGATCCCTGAACGTTTTCTGCTGCTGGGATCGAGTAAGAAATGGTTGTGAAAGTATTTCTTCGTAAATAAAATCGTCACTACATCAATTGAAATGTCTAAATTTACCGATGTTTTGGTAACTTCTGCGACTAAATTATAACTAAAATATGCCCGGAGTCCAATTTAAACAAGTGCTTTAGTCTATTATCTACATTTCGTctgtgtttaatttattttttgttgttgctgtttttcagTTCTGATTTCAAAAAGCACCGGACCCGCTCCCGGCCCACACGGAACCGCCTATTGGTAAACAGATGCTCCCGTAACAAGGACTCAAATTTTATGTTGAACCTCGCTTGGTGTTGTGACAGCAGTACAGAGGGGAAGAAAAGCTCGGGGGTGGGGGCGTTGCTCCCTCCAGATCTGGGCTCCACTCAAGTGTAGTCTTCGCCTCTGTTCTGGTGCGAGGACGCGCTCTTAACCACAGAACACTTTCACCGCGATTGAGAGGCGAGCTCACGGGATTTAAGGTACCGTATCCACCATCCTCTCCTTTAGGTTCGGCGCGTCCACCCGGGGAGGCGGGTTGGGAAACTAAGAAATTCTGCCAAATGCGCATTTTTGTTCCATCACCGGGTATTTCAGTCACCTGGGTTCCGCCAGAGCGGGAAACCCTCACAGATCTCACCATTGCCTCCATTTTCTCGTTAATAATTCATTTCTATtctagctgtttttttttgtaaactgaAAATAAGTGCATGGTGCATTAGCAGGTTCGGGAACAACGGATCGGATCGAGGCTGTTTCAGTGCGTCAACAGACTCGGGTGTGAGGGACTGAGATCTGGTCTTGTGAGGGTGCGTGTTCGAGCCCGGTTCTCCCTCTGGTTCCCCTCGTTTTCTCTCCATCTTGGTCCAGAATCACGCCGGTCGTGATCGACACACCCTTCAGGCTGCACCAGCAGCTCCGTCCTGGCTCCGGTCTGTGCGGGATGGGGGGGTGATGGTGCAGGAGGAAGGCGCTCAGCCCGGTCCATTCATGGGACCAGGAGTTCTGAGGTGTGACTGGGCCCATTATCGATAGAAAGCAGGGGGAGCGAGAGGAGAATCGATCAGCGCAGGCTTCATCTGGGGGAGAAAGTCTTTCATTCACGCTTCAAAGATGACGTAGTTGTTGTTCGTTTTcatgcaaaaacacattttgcttcAAACTCTTACTTTGTCCAGTATGTGTTTTaaacatattattattgttttttcgCATCCAACTCACCTTTTcactttttgttatttgttattatgCTAATAATACTAGTTTATAGTAATAATAGTTTATAATTTGAtttcaattgtatttattttattttttaaatcaccatTGATTTGACTTGGCTTTGCCATTCCAGGCAGCTCAGCCACGTTTGTTGGCCCATGATCAGAGGTTAGAATAGGGTTGAATGGTGGAGATGGCAGCATCTTGATCTGGTGGTCCCTCACTCACATCCATCTGGTTAGGAACCCCGTCCTCCGAGTGCAACATATAAGAGCAAGGAGAGAAGGAAGTTTGCTGAAGACCAAAGTTGGACCTCAAAGGTTTGGAGTAAAGTCATCTTCTGTGACGAGTCAAAATGTTTAGCTTTGTCCTTGAGAGGGTTGATGGAGGATCAGCGATGATCTGATGGTAGATTAATTTTTGCTGAGGATGCATGCACTGAACCTTTCTAGATGAAAACTCACTGATACCTAGGGCTTCATACTGTCAGGAATCAGGCGCTACAATACGTATAACAATACTGTTGTAACAATACGATGTATCACGTGATATTAGGGTGCTATGAGTGTGCTGATATATATTCAAAGATTTGTTAACTAGAGCCTTTTTTTATAGAAAAACCATCACAAACAAACTGCAGCATCTCTTTGCTCCACGGTAGTTAGCAGTAATGCTGCATAAGTGCACCCATTTATACTCAGCGTTACATACGGATACAGACAGATCCTTCTATCCGTGCTCTggattcatttcctctgtatttctgcacatttccacaaagctcatgGATATGGATGAAACGATCAGTACCgcctgaaaccatggggggcagtgttgctgttaccccCCATATGTAGCTCAAAGAAGACAATGATGGAAATTTTCTGTCCTTCAGTGGCGATATATTCAACAGCCTGACTAACCACTACCTCCTGCGGCGCTGCCTccctttcctcttttgtgcaagagctacatgatcaatactgactccaccgttgccatgttggttttggagtttgtctttgACTCTGACTCTAGTGGCTATAACGTAACGTAGGGAACACATGGaatcatgtgatcagtgacggcaaCACcgtacaattttgtacgtaaGGGGAGCGTAAATGTTAAATTAAGTGTGTTCCTTGAGTACTCGACTCTTGCGGGCTACATCTTACTGACACCATGGCTCTGGTTTGTCCTACGCTTGTGTCCTGCCGTTTCTATGCCGTGAATGACAGTCTTGTCCCTTCAGATTCATACTGACTACTGACTTTGCTGATATTTAAATCAGGACTACCAGGCCTTGTTGTAAAGTGCTTCTGGGAGGAGTCCAGTTAGTTGCTACCAACCGGTGGTTAGAACTTCAATGAGCTCACAAACATGAACAttagtatttatttaataaatactaTAATGGACctaagtattgcaatatttgagtggatcgatATTTTCTTCTACCACTGCTGATACCCCGTGATGTCCAAGGGGTGCCCTGCCTCTCGCCCGACGTGACTGGGTTACACGCTAACAGAGCGACCAAAGACAATAAGAGGGAGAGAATTACTAAAAGAAGACCATCATGTTTCCGTATTGATGCATTTGGCATTGCAGATCTGACTTAAGTGTGAAATCAATCTGATCTACTCGGTCTACTACGCAGTGTTGTTGCAGAGACTGAGACCAGAACTTCCAGAGACTTAGTCCAAGACTATGAGAGCTCGAGAACATGGAACAAAGTACTGGTGTATTCCAAAGAAAGCGTTtgagttcttgatttattttggagaaAATAACTAAGGTTTCTGTCACAGTGAGAAAgaaatgtgcgcttctgtgttctgtattcagtttggtgttGCCCCCTGCACTCacagtcttggtctctgtatgctcttgTCTCAGTTTAAGTGTTGTTGACTACGGCACTAGCATTAGGTTTCCTCCATGGCATTGGTGTTGCACAGTGGTCGATCTACATCGGTAGATTTTCTGCCTTAAATTGGGAGTTTGTCTGCAATATAAAGTGATGATCTTGTTGTTAGAGCTGAGGATGATGGTTTTATGGCTGTTTATTTCCTCGGTGTGATGAATGACATATTTCGAGGTTTCACAGGGTCCAGAAGTGATGCAGGTCTTTATTGTCCGGGCGCTTCTCTCTGCACGGCTGCACTTTATCTCCTCTCTAATTGGCTCCTGAAAGTCGTTAGTTTCATGCTCAACATTAgtggctgttgttgttgttgaggtcGGAAATGAGTCGGGCGTCATCGTGGGAGCCGTTTTCCTGAAACTGAGAGTGAAAGAGCGTCAAAGGAGAGGTGCTGCTGTGCAGAGGAGATGAATGTGTCCGCACAGTGTGTAGAGAATGGTAATAGATGTGTCACCAGACATTTCAAAGATTGTCCTGCTTCCTCTTTCCGGCTGTTAGTCTGTCTATTAAGCGCCTCACAGCTAGCATTGTGTCGCCACAGTATTCCATCTCCTTCATAATGgccctcattggttgtcttgcACATCTTCCccccaacattcttggtccaactctgtctctctaCGTTTCCAAACCTCCCTAACCTTGCCTCCATATGTCTCCCTGATCCTGTCCTTTATAGTCCCTCCTCATGACAACCTTAACATCCTCTCTCTCCACCTgccccaccctgcctgcactctcctcttcgcctccctTCATCTCCTTCCACTATTCAAGATCTCATCTTTGGAGAACATCTCAAAACTAGTTTGTGACGCCCCTATTTTATGTTGACTTTAATGGAAGTAGCTGctgattttgtcttttttttccccctggtGGAATAAATTTAGAGTCCCCTCTTTTTCAGAGTGGAACGCTCTCCCTCCAcccttcctcccctccctctgctcTGTGGTCAAGCACAGGATGATCGACTGAGGAGACACGAAGCACTCCAGCTCACCGCTCGCACTGACTGCACTTTATCTATTAGCCGTCCTAATTCTGTATTCGACTCATGGAAAAAAGGAGGATGGATTTGTGTGCCCGGTTTTGGCAGCGGTCCAGTTTGGATTTTGAGATAATTTGGTTTGTTGCCACGGAAATGGGCGGCGATTGTGTTTGAGAGCTCCTCTGTGTTGTCTGACCAACTCACTGTCAGCTTCTGTGATTCTATAGTATCTCTCAAGGTTTTGAGTAAAGTGATGAAgccttgtgaggcttcatgaagccatGTCCTACATAttacagctcagtaggtggcgctcttactTCAACATGACGCACCGTTTCATTCAAACGAAACTGTttatagagcagagagtgccacctattgGCCATGTCTGAAGACCATGTCATTTTCCAGGATCACTGCACGACTTCAGCCTTTTACTGACAGactgtgttttgtgtgtaaTTTTCAGCGGAGACTAGTCAACATGAGGTCCATCCCCTGCGCAGTGCTTAGCGCCCTCTTCTGCACCGGTAAGCACTAACACTAATCAGCCATTTGGCCAGCAGTTTAAAGCCCCAGGCCTGAAACGCTGACTCTTCCAAAATCACACCAGTAGGGTTTTGTGATCTATTTACAtccttcttttttcccctcacttgGGTCAGCTGACATCGTCATATGGGTTATTTTTAGATTTGTCTGTGTCGCACTGTGTGTTTCTCAGGACTTTAAAAAGGTGTTGTGGCAAAGCAGGTTTTAACATACTTTCTACTTTCTTTCACAGCAGTCTCAGCGTCACTGAAAGGTAAACTACTTTCCATCTGAAGTCAAGGAAAAATGTGGTTTGTCACTGGCTGCAATCTGTGGTGTATTATTAGCATCTGTTGCTGGACAGGACAGTGTCACTCACAAGAGTGACTTGTTTGAGAGACGATGTGGCTGGGGAAGAAatataaatttggaaaaatgcTGCGTTAAAATTGTCTAACTTATTGAGTTTGGAACGTTTGTCATTAGCATTATTTATAAACTAGTTAGGTACTGACACATTCAAATTTACGGAAAGAActaattttctttttaaaatataaaaaactgACTTTGTTAACAACAATGATCCCATTGAAACATATTGTTCTAAATATTTTGAGGGCTGGGTTGGATGgtaattaataatatttatgCAGCCCACATGAGGTCATAGAAAAACtttaattgaaaaatatatattatagttaGTTTGCAtcaatgttgttgttgctgctgttctTCCCCCatagctggaaaaaaaagtattattttgGACTCTCACCAGGCTGATCTACATGGTGCTATTGGAATAGAAAATGTTgcattgtgcaaaaaaaaaaaaaaagaaagaaagaaaagacctGAATTCAAAAGtacaatatgtattttattaaacTAAATAATATCCATTGTGTACTTTTTAATTTACAATATTTAGATATCTATTATCATATGGCATTATTTTAAAAGTGCACTATCAATATCATTTCATgtatttaataatattatttcaaCATAAATGGAAAGTTTTTCTCCCCCCTCTAATTTCTGTAATCTCATGTACTTCCTGCAGTTAGtaatggactgatgaggcttcatgaaatagtgtcctcattttcacaactcagttggtggcgctctcagtatgatgtgaggtttcattgaaaacgGTCATGAAAACTCAAAGATTTTAGTggaaacagtgccatctagtggcctctgaaaatgagcacaccgTTTTGGAAAGCCTTGTAAGCCCGCCACTTCCTGTAATGCCCTCAAGGGGGCTCCCCCATTACAGGTCAGAGGCTATGTGTCTCATGATGGTCTGGTGTCCCGTCTGCCTTTCATCTGTAGTTTTTGGTTGAGACTCCATGGCACTGGCTTCAGCAGTAGATAAAGTTTGTCACATGTAGAACAGAGAAAATTTGAAACTAACAGCTTCTTCTGTTGCAACAGTCAAAGAAGAACACAGAACTGTGCTCTACGGTGAAGATATCCACATCAACATCCCGCCTGGGGACGGTGGAGAGGTGGTGTTCGAGTCCAAGAGCTCGCCTCAGCTGGTCCTGTTTTATGAGGGGAAGGTCGTGGACAAGCGCGGCGGAATCAATAGTTTGGGTCACCTGGTCCTGGAGGACGTGCAGAAGGAGGACGAGGGAACGTATGTTGTCAAGGACAACAATAAAACGATCAGACATCTCATCCTCAAAGTCAGAGGTAACTTCATATTTACattcatcaacaaaataaagatAGCTTGTACTTTCGTGCTCTTCAAAGTGCCTCTATTTACTGTGTTTATTAGTAGAAATTTGAAGTTGTCATGACATTTTTCCAGACTGTTCCGTGGAGCTGGTGGTGAAATACGGCGACACCTTCTCAATTCCACTCAACCACGTGGAAGGTCCGATCACTCTGGAGTTCAGGTGACCTTCAGAAACTATTGCCTTCATTCTCCACAAGAGCAAACTCAGGGTgtggtctccttctcctcatcaAGGCGGGGTCTGATCCAGCACAGCAACCACACGGACACGCTGACCGCCACCGAGGCTCCGCCTGTGCTGCTGTACAACAGGACGGCTGTGCTGCTCGGGGAGTACGTCGGGCGGCTCAGTGTTTCCGAGAAGCGAGTCACGCTGCATTCCGTGTGGATGGCGGACGAGGGCAGCTTCACCGTGCGCGACCGCGAGGGCAAAGTGAGGAGGCGGATCTGCTTGAATGTCCGTGGTGGGTGGAAGTCAAAGACATTGTGTTGTCATGTTCGCTGCTGTGCCTATGGTTAAGTGGCATCTGTCCTTGTTCCGCTCGCAGAGCACCAGGACTTCCTCCACGTGGCGTACGGGTCAAACCTGAAGATGAAACTCTACACAAACCCTTCCAACTTGAACGTCGTCTACAAGCCCAAATCAGACAATCAGGACCGGGCCGTCTTGGTGCAGGGAGCTCTTTTGCCGTCTCTGGACCCTCTGCTGGACGGCCGGGTGACGGTGGAGGGGTCTgagctggagatgaagaagctCCACATGTCTGACTCGGGCGTGTTTATCCTGACAGACCTGGCTGGGTTTACAGTGGCTCATGTCTACATCGACGTAGAAGGTAAGAAACTCCAGCTCACCTCACGCCTTGCCAGCACTCTTTCAACCTCCACCTGATCTACCTATatagatctatctatctatctatctatctatttatctatccaGCTAAGATAGCTAGATAtcgatcatccatccatccatccatccatccatccatctattccaTCCATATATTTATCTagctatcatccatccatccatccatctattccaTCCATATATTTATCTagctatcatccatccatccatccatctattccaTCCATATATTTATCTagctatcatccatccatctattccaTCCATATATTTATCTagctatcatccatccatccatccatccatccatccatccatccatccatctatccgtcatctatccatcatctagcatcatctatccatccatccatctatccatccatccatctattccaTCCATATATTTATCTAgctatcattcatccatccatccatccatccatctattccaTCCATATATTTATCTagctatcatccatccatccatccatccatccatccatccatccatccatccatctatccgtcatctatccatcatctagcatcatctatccatccatccatctatccatccatccatctattccaTCCATATATTTATCTAGctatcattcatccatctatccatccatccatctattccaTCCATATATTTATCTagctatcatccatccatccatccttccatccatccatccatcctgcgAGCTAGTTCCCACCttgatctatccatccatccagtccAGCTAGCAAGCAGTTAATGATTGGTCAATAACAGCATTCTTTAAATACCAGTTCACCGTCACCTTTGACCCCACTATTCCCTTATTAATGCAGATTTACTAGTCCAATTCATCTTCTGTGgcctcatcaccttcatcatcaccttcgtCTGCTGTCTTTTTAAGAATCAATTGTCATGTGAGACACCAGGAAGTAGCACACCCATGAtggctgtgtgtgagtggattGACCCCACCCACTCAACCATCCATTAAAATAGCCCACGTGGAGCTTGGAATCCTGATCTGAACCTGATCTGAACGTCTCTGTGATCTCAGCCTACAAGCTTCCCCCGCTGACAGTGGCCATCCTGTCCATGCTGGGTCTCATCGCCTTCATGCTGCTGGTCTGTCTGCTGTCCTGCGTCTACAAAGTTCACAAGAGAAATCTGAAGAACAAGAAGCTGACGCTGCTGGCGCAGCAGGCTGGCAAAGGAGAGGGCGAAGCCTTCAGACAGGTAACGCTCAGGGGAGTTTATCTTCTCTGCACACGTCACTAGCACATCACTGAAACAGGAGACACGGTCTTCCTCACCCCTGGTCTTGAATGTTGGGTCGACCCTGAAAGGACgccaataaaagcacaacaacTCATGTGGTTACAAGGTGGAGCTGAGACGTCCAACTGCTGTCTCTGATTCGggaatatttaaatgttatttaattaTCTCCGAACTGGTCAATAGGTCTTTCAAAAAGAAGCAGCAGGGGACATCTTCAGCGTCAGATGTCTGCTCTTGCATCATTGATGAAGGTGGAGGGCCTGACTACACGAGGGCTTGATTGTTTTTCCAATAACGTCAGGCTGTTTATCAGATGACCGTTCGGGAAGTCTCGCTCTTACCTCCGATTCAGAGAgccatgaggaggaggagactcgggagagtcagagatgaagatactgaggctgACACTGGGAACGGCATGATCGGAGATTAGTTCATCAGAGGGACCTGGAGAATGTTGTGGATGAAGAAGAGCAAGGcaaccagtgaggttcaggGACGtagtgaggatgatgaagatagttGGGTAAGCAGAGGTTGTGTTCTCGACAGCGTCAGTCAGTTAGCATCATGACTTGATAAGTTACCCACTGATATCAATGAAATTAATGGGGTTTCCATCCAACTATTCTTATTCAAAATAGCGAAATGGATATCAGTGGATGTCAATGGAAACAATAGAAAACTCAAAAGAGTTTTTGCGCTCAGAGGAGTTGGATTTGTCTACGTatcgcagtctgaaccctgcagctaaTACTGTACGAcgacgcagctaatatatggatttttactgggTAAAGAGCTtcgtgctgccaaaatattgagtcttgttgcatcaaaccgatgaaatcacaggcattgtattgaccttaaagcgcacaaaatgcgctgttttcacctgtgtgtcagcagctccgcccacagtgccgatctcctggaggagcggagatgagaggaagcagcagctgagaccagctgtggtgtcggacacacaggcaaaaacagtgcatttggaggcgctttaatgtgaataaaagatgtgaggagttgatgattccagttcagaacattgacaagtttgtttcatgagtcagtgtccatgctggagcctgttttccaaactagtgtagaagtgatcctcatgcattatGATCCTCCACCTGATGATTTGGGTTGCCACAAGAACATGTCAGTGGTTGGTGGTTTGTCAAATCTTGTGACCCGGTGTTCAAGACCAAGGTTGAGATGTGCCTTCCATCGCTCCAGTCACAGCTACAACACTCAATAACAATGCTGACACATGTCTGTGTTACTGTGTGTTGTCTGTGTTCTCTTAACTGTTGTCTGAAGTTTCAAGTCATTTGGGTGGGTGGTTTTTACCGAGCTAGCTAACAGTGTCGCCTGTACGTTGCGCTGTTTCCCCCTCTGACTGTAAGGATCTACACACGGAGCCTCTGCTTGGTGAGAGAATCAAGTTCTGGTGTTCTGCTTCCTGCATATATACATAAGACACATTTGCTTCTCGAGAGCCAAATCAGATCTTGGATCGACTCGGTCCTGCATGTCGCTGAAACCTTCAGAGAGGGGGTGATGAAAACAGGCCCTGAGGAGGAGGGTTGTCAGCCGGCAGCGATGAGTTGATAGAAGATCTCATTTGACAGTTCCGTGCAGTGGATGTGACGCCCGGTTCTGGGTCCATAACTCCTCCTGGTCCTTGAAGAATTTGCAAGCTTCACACTTCAAGTCAGTAGAGTTCAGTGGTTAGCCATACATACGGAACTGTGTAGTCCCCACCTGAGCGTCAGGTCGGCTGGTTTGGGTCAgcacttctacttcctggttcaAGGTTGACAGCAGCGTCATGCTTCACAGTAGCTGAGAGGGTTGCAGCAGAGCAGCCACGGTCACATGATGTCCACTGCTGCCTGTGCTTCAACAGATGACCACCCTTTCCCATGAGACTCTTTTTGCAGGCTGGGAAAAGTAGGTGATTATTTAGCAGAATAAATACCAGGAGAacatgtgaaataaaaacatttttagatatGAAATTGCACTAATAAATATTATGAAGCTTTATGAAGAAAATATTGGTGAAGAGAATGTAGGAAAACATTGGTGTTGTAGCTACATGTATAGGTTCACTTTCTACAAAGTCGACTTCAAGTGTGAAGCTGAAGCTCTGGGATTTTAGAAGTTTGGGTTTGGATCCCGGCGCACATTAATTTTTCAAAAGGTCCTTCACTCTCAGATTTACAGCCCTGTTGTCCTGAAACAAGTGGATGGTGGCAGCCGACCACCTTGTGCCAGGATCTCGGGCTCGAGATGAACCGACCTGTTGAACTTTGACTGTTGTGTGTGACAGAAGAGGAGCGACCAGCGAAGTCACGCAGTCATGTGACAGCTCTACCCAGCCGCTCTTCCCTTTTTCTGACTCTCTTCCTCCTTCGGCTTTAGTTTTTTCTGCCTGGTTTCCCCTTTTCTCTCCGACTTCTCTTTTCATCCTTTCATACCTCCTTCCTTTTCtcccttctccacctccatAATGTTTTCTTTACACCTACTTTTAGTTGTTCATTCCATCCATCTTTCCCCTGCTTCACTCTTTCCTGAAGTTTTCCCTTCGTTTTTGGACCTGACTTCCGACGACGTTCATCCTTTCTAACTCCTTATCCACCCTTCTCTTATGCCGTCCTTCCTTTATCCGTTTAGTCTCCCATTCTTTTATCtccgcccctcctcctcctcatgcgactctcctccctctctccctctcttcgcTGCAGTCATCCAGCGATGATGAGCACAGACTAAGAAGCTTCGCTGCAGTTAAACGTGTGTTGACGTGACAACACACATGCCGCTATAGAAACGTAACTCTCCTGGATGTGTCGTGGTATtgtctgtctttgtgtgtgtagtCGCCCCTGTGTCTAAGTACGAAGTGTGTCggacttgtgtgtttgtgactttGCTCCAAACGTCATGTGACATTTCCTCCGGTGGATTTTTCATTTGAGGCtcacaccatcatcaccaccccTCTGATGTCGTGTTGGTCCTCAGTTCATTCTGAAGTGGTGTTGTCGCTCTGTTGTGGTCACGACTTGTCCAAGGTGGGAAGACTGTTCCTGGGTGACCAAGGCTCACCGGAGTATGGGAAGCTTTGCCTCTTGGGTTCCGATGATCAGCCGTTAAAAAGCACCAGTAAGCCTTGGCCACCAGCAACACTGTTCCTGAGTCCCGTTTCCTTGTTTATGTGTGGATCAGACTCCTACAAACCATTTACCAAGATGACTGTGGTCGCTGTTTTTTAAAGGGGCAGAGCAGTTGGTACTGTTGCTGCAGTGATCATGAGATATGGACATGGGGTGCACTTATTCTGTATTCAGTGTATTCTGAAGGTATGTGTTCAGAGTTTGTGTGCATTATTGTGCACGCCAGTGGGGCGGTT
This window contains:
- the LOC128756953 gene encoding uncharacterized protein LOC128756953 isoform X2 is translated as MSLTKKSSDFKKHRTRSRPTRNRLLRRLVNMRSIPCAVLSALFCTAVSASLKVKEEHRTVLYGEDIHINIPPGDGGEVVFESKSSPQLVLFYEGKVVDKRGGINSLGHLVLEDVQKEDEGTYVVKDNNKTIRHLILKVRDCSVELVVKYGDTFSIPLNHVEGPITLEFRRGLIQHSNHTDTLTATEAPPVLLYNRTAVLLGEYVGRLSVSEKRVTLHSVWMADEGSFTVRDREGKVRRRICLNVREHQDFLHVAYGSNLKMKLYTNPSNLNVVYKPKSDNQDRAVLVQGALLPSLDPLLDGRVTVEGSELEMKKLHMSDSGVFILTDLAGFTVAHVYIDVEAYKLPPLTVAILSMLGLIAFMLLVCLLSCVYKVHKRNLKNKKLTLLAQQAGKGEGEAFRQVVHEAYTRFTEESLMQSACENPPEGTEVTIKGLEVSKPGRYQALTSDTTLLEMSDSGVEFAASGLPLDSDTDGAMTYPSHKPLLNAVYPTAVSEGSHSVSPEATTLPGGGLSASGTPDSALSASPASNPRSVAAATPDGTVAGAASPGEASRETLESASASPDGAAESAEAVQKEESAQST
- the LOC128756953 gene encoding uncharacterized protein LOC128756953 isoform X1 — translated: MALLYFQDFISHRRQQSYKGTHVVDKKKRRLVNMRSIPCAVLSALFCTAVSASLKVKEEHRTVLYGEDIHINIPPGDGGEVVFESKSSPQLVLFYEGKVVDKRGGINSLGHLVLEDVQKEDEGTYVVKDNNKTIRHLILKVRDCSVELVVKYGDTFSIPLNHVEGPITLEFRRGLIQHSNHTDTLTATEAPPVLLYNRTAVLLGEYVGRLSVSEKRVTLHSVWMADEGSFTVRDREGKVRRRICLNVREHQDFLHVAYGSNLKMKLYTNPSNLNVVYKPKSDNQDRAVLVQGALLPSLDPLLDGRVTVEGSELEMKKLHMSDSGVFILTDLAGFTVAHVYIDVEAYKLPPLTVAILSMLGLIAFMLLVCLLSCVYKVHKRNLKNKKLTLLAQQAGKGEGEAFRQVVHEAYTRFTEESLMQSACENPPEGTEVTIKGLEVSKPGRYQALTSDTTLLEMSDSGVEFAASGLPLDSDTDGAMTYPSHKPLLNAVYPTAVSEGSHSVSPEATTLPGGGLSASGTPDSALSASPASNPRSVAAATPDGTVAGAASPGEASRETLESASASPDGAAESAEAVQKEESAQST
- the LOC128756953 gene encoding uncharacterized protein LOC128756953 isoform X3; this translates as MRSIPCAVLSALFCTAVSASLKVKEEHRTVLYGEDIHINIPPGDGGEVVFESKSSPQLVLFYEGKVVDKRGGINSLGHLVLEDVQKEDEGTYVVKDNNKTIRHLILKVRDCSVELVVKYGDTFSIPLNHVEGPITLEFRRGLIQHSNHTDTLTATEAPPVLLYNRTAVLLGEYVGRLSVSEKRVTLHSVWMADEGSFTVRDREGKVRRRICLNVREHQDFLHVAYGSNLKMKLYTNPSNLNVVYKPKSDNQDRAVLVQGALLPSLDPLLDGRVTVEGSELEMKKLHMSDSGVFILTDLAGFTVAHVYIDVEAYKLPPLTVAILSMLGLIAFMLLVCLLSCVYKVHKRNLKNKKLTLLAQQAGKGEGEAFRQVVHEAYTRFTEESLMQSACENPPEGTEVTIKGLEVSKPGRYQALTSDTTLLEMSDSGVEFAASGLPLDSDTDGAMTYPSHKPLLNAVYPTAVSEGSHSVSPEATTLPGGGLSASGTPDSALSASPASNPRSVAAATPDGTVAGAASPGEASRETLESASASPDGAAESAEAVQKEESAQST